The genomic interval TAACAAAACCTCATGCTGATTATGTTTCAGATGTTGTAATGCAGAAAAAAGAGCATCCGCCTGGGCTATATTCTCAAACATATCACTAAAAACAATAACCAGCGAGCGTTTATTGATTTTATCTGCCACCTGATGGATTACATCTGCTACCGCCGTTTTGCCACTGGGTTTGTCTTTTTTTAGTAAGTTTTCGAGGAGAAGAAACAGCTTATGCACATGCGTTGGTGTAGACCTGACAGGAGTATCTATTTCTATTTTTTCCGAGAAAGTGCAAAGCCCAATGGCATCTTTTTGACGTTGCAGCAAATGAGCAATACTGGCAGCAGCCATAATACTAAATGTGATTTTGCCTAAATTCTGCTGCGGGTAATACATAGAAGCGGATACATCCAGCAGTATCTGGCAGCGAAGATTAGTTTCTTCTTCGTAACGCTTGGTATAAAGCCTATCCGTTTTGCCAAAAACTTTCCAGTCGATGTGGCGGGTGCTTTCGCCGGTATTATATAAACGGTGTTCGGCAAATTCTACTGAAAAGCCATGAAAGGGAGATTTATGAAGACCTGTGATAAATCCTTCTACCAGCTGGCGGGCTAAAAATTCAATATTGCCAAACTCTCTGATTTGTTTTAATTCCATTGGGTGTTTGTAAGTAAAGCTACAAGATTAATGAAAGATACGAAATTGGGCTGTACTTTAGCCATTTCAATTCTATTTTAACCTGGCAGCTTATTTACTTAACGAAAACAGAGTTAGGCAGCATATACCCAGTAATAAATTAAAAGTGCTTTTTTATGAATCCTGAAAAGCCAAGTTTTTCAAGAGTATACTTATACTCCTGAGCCTGTATTTCATCTGAAAAAGAGCCGGCTAATACGCG from Rhodocytophaga rosea carries:
- a CDS encoding DUF58 domain-containing protein, producing MELKQIREFGNIEFLARQLVEGFITGLHKSPFHGFSVEFAEHRLYNTGESTRHIDWKVFGKTDRLYTKRYEEETNLRCQILLDVSASMYYPQQNLGKITFSIMAAASIAHLLQRQKDAIGLCTFSEKIEIDTPVRSTPTHVHKLFLLLENLLKKDKPSGKTAVADVIHQVADKINKRSLVIVFSDMFENIAQADALFSALQHLKHNQHEVLLFHVVDKKTETDFDFEDRPYEFIDMESGEKVKVQASQIKQHYRQYIQEYNHQLKLKCGQYKIDFIEADIQQGFHQILYAYLIKRAKMK